The segment CTTTACCCGATATCCAGCTCCATAAACGCTTCTCTGCCGGTAGCCAGAGAGAAATACTACGGCCTCCTTAAAAGACTTACTCGGGATAGTCCCAGTATGAACGCATACGCCCCCTACGACCTCACGCTTATCGATAACCCCAACTCGCTTCTTGAGCTTTGCCGCCTGTACCGCAGCTCTTTGGCCAGCTGGACCACACCCAATTACGAGCAGATCATAGTCGAACTTCTTTTTAGAACCCTGTTTTGCCATTCTGTGAGAAGACCCGTATTCTGCATCCTCCTCTCTTATTGAGAGGATGCCTACCTTATTTGTGGGATGATAGTGTGGGCGAAACGGTTCCTAAATCAAATAGATACCCCCATACTAAGCACATGTGATTCTTTATTTTTTCACAAACCCGCAGTATAACGCTATAGGGAGTTAAAAGATGCGAAAAAGAGTAGAACTTCGTTTCAGACTCCTTTCGGGCTGCAAAGGCCTCACCTGAAGAATCAGAAGGGAGGCCGGCGGGTAAACGGCTTGAGGGAATTCTCTTCGTAAAGATTCCGTAGCAGTAAAGATTCCGTAGCAGTAAAGATTCCGTAGCAGTGGAACGTGCAGAGAACACAGCAAGGGATAGAAGACGAACGGGTTGAGATAAAAAGTAAACGAACTATGAGCAATTCTAAAAATATCGTGATCGATACGAATCAGGTGAAAAAGATAGCCAATCTTGCTCGACTCACTATTCCTGAAGAACGCACTGCACTTGTCAGCGAGAGACTCACGAACATATTGTCGTATATTGAACAGCTTAATGAGGTAGACACTGATGAAGTTGAACCCCTTAGCCACGTCCACGGTGCGGTAAATGCATATCGCGAGGACGAATCTGAGGAGTATGAAAACAAAGAGCAGATACTTGCAAATGTTCCCGAACGTTCTGGAAATTTTATTAAAGTCCCATTGGTTATCGATCAAGAATCCCATTAACCGCTAGTAATGAGAGAAATTCCGTTTACTGGAGAAACCATATGTCTGAGTCTCACCGCGTAACGCTCACTGATACTCTTGAGAAACTCTCAAAAAAAGAAATTTCATCAGTTGAGCTTACCCAAGCACTTCTCGAACGCATTGAAGAGCATACTTCACTTGGTGCTTTCATTTCGGTCGATCGGGAATCAGCACTTCGGGCTGCGAAGGCAGCAGATGAGCTCGGGGGGCCAACCGAGGAATATCCATTACGTGGAGCACCTCTCGGCATTAAAGATATTTTTACTATCGAAGGTGGCGTGACAACGTGTGGCAGTAAGTTTCTTGAGGGCTACTCTTCGCCATTCACTGCTACATGTGTTGAGAACCTATTTGATGCGGGGGCCTTCTCACTTGGAAAAACGAACCTCGATGAATTTGCGATGGGCTCCTCAAATGAAAACTCGGCCTACAGCGTCGTGCAAAATCCGTGGGACACAACACGAGTTCCAGGTGGATCAAGCGGAGGCTCCGCGGCTGCGGTTGCTGCCGATCTTTGCCAGGGAGCACTGGGAACAGATACTGGAGGTTCGATTCGCCAACCA is part of the bacterium genome and harbors:
- the gatC gene encoding Asp-tRNA(Asn)/Glu-tRNA(Gln) amidotransferase subunit GatC, coding for MSNSKNIVIDTNQVKKIANLARLTIPEERTALVSERLTNILSYIEQLNEVDTDEVEPLSHVHGAVNAYREDESEEYENKEQILANVPERSGNFIKVPLVIDQESH